The Bacillus sp. NEB1478 genome contains the following window.
AACTGTTTCGATTTCTACATTTTCACTTTGGTTAGATAATTCATTAAGAAAATGGCGCCCTAAACGGAGACCAAAAGATTGTTCCATCGGTTTTGGATTGGCATTGATATAAAGTATTTTCATTTGAAGCAGCTCTCCCTTTTTGTATGAGTAATATTGTAAGTATTTTCAACTAACTTCCTTTTTGTTAGTTAATTCTTTTATATAATAAAACGGACACTTACTTTTGTCAAGCAGTGAACTTAAAATTATTACCCTGACTTTTTGTTAGTTATTTCCAATAGTAAAAAACGTTCTCCGGCGTAAGCCAGAGAACGTAAGGGGGAGCATCGTTAATTCCTTAAAAGGAACTTGTACCTTTATAAAAATTATATTCTTCAAGGCCGTCAAAGCATTTCAAACGGTCCCCGATCGTTAAGCCAAAATCAATATATGCATGACTTTGGGCAGTAAGGATATTCTTATCTTCTACCAATGGTTTAGAAGTGAAATTCCCATTTAGCCAGATCCCCGCCTTTGAGTATTCATCTTCTTTCAAAGAAACGGTATAAGTACGATCATTTAATATACCCGCTCTGCCTAAAATTGCTGCACCGTTACCGATCGCGGCAATTTTTATCCCTTCGCGGTTAAACACTTGAATTAAATGCAAAAGTCTTGTGTTTCCTTGGGTGAATACTTGTTTTCCTCCGGGTATGATCAACATTTCATAATCCATTGGGCTGATATTCTTCATCTTAATGACAGGCTGCATCATTAATCCACATTCACTCGTAACAGTTCCTGGCAATAGTGAAAAAGGTAAAACCTCATATTTTCTACCGACTATAGACAAAGTTGTCATAATCTCAACTTCTCTAAATTGAGGATACAAATAAACAAG
Protein-coding sequences here:
- a CDS encoding DJ-1/PfpI family protein; this translates as MKKKVLVYLYPQFREVEIMTTLSIVGRKYEVLPFSLLPGTVTSECGLMMQPVIKMKNISPMDYEMLIIPGGKQVFTQGNTRLLHLIQVFNREGIKIAAIGNGAAILGRAGILNDRTYTVSLKEDEYSKAGIWLNGNFTSKPLVEDKNILTAQSHAYIDFGLTIGDRLKCFDGLEEYNFYKGTSSF